The following are encoded together in the Streptomyces sp. NBC_00341 genome:
- a CDS encoding antitoxin has protein sequence MSMLDKIKDLMKGHPDQARQGVEKGGDIVDKKTGGKYGGQVDSAQQKLNDQLGDKRPPADDR, from the coding sequence ATGAGCATGCTCGACAAGATCAAGGACCTGATGAAGGGGCACCCGGACCAGGCCCGCCAGGGAGTCGAGAAGGGCGGCGACATCGTCGACAAGAAGACGGGTGGCAAGTACGGCGGCCAGGTCGACTCCGCCCAGCAGAAGCTCAATGACCAGCTCGGCGACAAGCGGCCGCCCGCCGATGACCGGTAG